A single genomic interval of Maniola jurtina chromosome 23, ilManJurt1.1, whole genome shotgun sequence harbors:
- the LOC123877336 gene encoding uncharacterized protein LOC123877336, with product MEGERRVVCITCTRSVLRDRNRHHLTRDYLEDNPGFTEYVMERININEMALNQVQYMCHRCWVAGRRQQARFEQEQNQELGNPEQPTMQPTSVPTYRRVANTARHCLFRGCINQELHRVSSFIKVLLLVDYSVYVPENARICAHHINSNDWSSLYENGETIFTPDQLKDMIDTLRAAYKHKTNIDFDNVNNISPEDLFYLTGLTHQQFSTILSETPSLLAQCKRPKTALGVYLLKLRSGEPNTRIASQIGVSRKTIGVLLKTARNCLTQDFVVRHLGFNHISRNDIIAHSLAVPSYLYSNPLNPVAIVLCDGSYIYVQKSKNFLFQKKTYSLHKYKNLLKPFLITCPDGYIIDICGPYAATKTDAQIMSDIMNDTTSPVHIVLQTDDVFILDRGFRDSIPEIESAGYVAHMPPSKDRHATQLTDIQANKSRQITIVRWVIEVINGWFKRDYKIFRHTLINKTLPHVFTDFRIAGALINAFRQPLTDNEHAQAFIGIIAQRINEHNILGNYVVTENINRQRAVFTTMTATLIPFPQLTEEDVILFSLGTYHLKLARSYVAEHLRGGDGLYNIEVSSSPSPSMAEHGLVTENCSLIRGRILSRHVSNKIYYTYILLKENIQGREAIAAYYCSCMTGMRTLGACAHTVSIIWYLGVGRHLDNFVGPANAWDDVIIESSNTI from the exons ATGGAAGGTGAACGCCGTGTAGTGTGTATTACGTGTACAAGATCAGTACTACGTGACCGAAACCGGCATCATCTGACGCGAGACTATTTGGAAGACAATCCAGGCTTCACAGAGTACGTGATGGAACGGATTAACATAAATGAG atGGCCCTCAATCAAGTCCAATATATGTGTCATCGTTGTTGGGTAGCTGGAAGAAGACAGCAAGCCAGGTTCGAACAAGAACAAAACCAAGAACTCGGAAATCCAGAGCAACCAACCATGCAACCAACGTCGGTTCCAACTTATAGGCGGGTTGCAAATACGGCGCGTCACTGCTTATTCCGCGGGTGCATCAACCAAGAACTTCATAGAGTGTCCAGCtttataaaagtacttttgtTAGTTGATTATAGCGTATACGTTCCTGAAAATGCACGCATTTGTGCACATCACATCAACTCAAATGATTGGAGCTCCCTGTATGAAAATGGGGAGACGATATTCACGCCAGATCAGCTAAAAGACATGATCGACACGTTACGAGCTGCATATAAACATAAGACAAATATAGATTTTGACAATGTAAACAACATTTCACCTGAGGATCTATTTTACCTAACTGGCTTAACACACCAACAATTCTCAACCATTTTAAGTGAAACACCGTCTCTTTTAGCTCAATGTAAAAGACCAAAAACTGCACTGGGTGtctatttattaaaacttaGGTCTGGTGAACCAAATACTCGTATAGCCTCACAAATAGGTGTATCTCGAAAAACGATTGGCGTTTTACTTAAAACTGCACGAAACTGCTTGACGCAGGACTTTGTTGTTCGCCATTTAGGTTTTAATCATATAAGCCGTAATGATATCATAGCTCACAGCCTTGCAGTGCCATCATATTTATACTCCAACCCTTTAAATCCAGTGGCGATAGTTCTATGTGATGGTTCATATATATACGTCCAGAAaagtaaaaactttttgtttcaaaaaaaaacctacagctTACACAAGTACAAAAACCTGTTAAAACCCTTTTTAATTACATGCCCAGACGGCTATATTATAGATATATGTGGACCATACGCTGCAACCAAAACGGATGCCCAAATCATGAGTGATATTATGAATGATACCACGTCCCCAGTGCATATAGTATTACAAACAGATGACGTTTTTATCTTAGATCGAGGGTTCAGAGACTCTATACCAGAAATAGAAAGTGCAGGTTATGTTGCCCATATGCCGCCGAGCAAAGACAGACATGCCACACAGCTCACAGACATACAAGCAAATAAATCTCGACAAATCACAATAGTGCGATGGGTCATTGAAGTCATAAATGGATGGTTCAAAAGAGACTACAAGATATTCAGGCATACACTTATTAATAAAACACTCCCTCACGTGTTTACAGACTTTCGCATTGCAGGAGCACTTATAAATGCATTTAGGCAACCTCTGACGGACAATGAGCATGCCCAAGCCTTTATCGGAATAATAGCTCAAAGAATAAACGAACACAATATACTGGGCAATTATGTAGTCACAGAAAATATAAATCGACAACGGGCGGTGTTCACTACAATGACGGCTACATTAATACCATTTCCACAATTGACAGAAGAAGACGTCATTTTATTCAGTTTGGGAACATACCATTTAAAACTCGCTAGATCGTACGTTGCCGAGCATTTGCGAGGTGGAGATGGTTTATATAATATAGAGGTATCTTCTAGCCCTAGCCCTAGTATGGCGGAGCATGGGCTGGTGACAGAAAACTGCTCATTAATTAGAGGCCGCATATTATCGAGGCACGTctcgaataaaatatattacacaTATATTTTGCTTAAAGAGAACATCCAGGGCAGAGAAGCTATCGCAGCATATTATTGTTCCTGCATGACAGGTATGAGAACTCTAGGCGCCTGTGCCCACACTGTTAGCATAATATGGTACTTAGGTGTGGGTAGGCACCTAGATAACTTCGTTGGTCCGGCAAATGCCTGGGACGATGTAATAATTGAAAGTAGCAATACCATATAA